A genome region from Nicotiana tabacum cultivar K326 chromosome 13, ASM71507v2, whole genome shotgun sequence includes the following:
- the LOC107778942 gene encoding U-box domain-containing protein 27-like produces the protein MRRDDLYITVPSFFRCPISLDVMKSPVSLCTGVTYDRNSIQRWLDSGNNTCPATMQVLQTKDLVPNHTLQRLIRIWSDSVRTQASVGESNRVNSVSRDQVRELIKQFVSDFRVHTELEANSDRLSKLLAFSEESPENLRFVASIAAESDFLAILTSFLVHNPKNLKVVEKIVPLWKMLLERSSSASKIAKANDVYPTIINSLKNGSSKLRIEMTKALAFITSTDSVAKSSLSENADLYSVLVSFSTINSDWNPELMESSISCLISLAMLRRNRVKLVKAGAVKTIGKVLSTAELGAGLTDKVLRLLELISTCKEGRTELCNDGDCVQAIVKKVLKVSNEATEHAVTILWSLCCLFRDHKAQESVAKSNGMAKILLLLQSNCSPAVRQMAADLLKVFRVNLKAASCLSTSYDTKTTHIMPF, from the coding sequence ATGCGGAGGGACGATTTGTACATAACGGTGCCGAGTTTCTTCCGGTGTCCGATTTCCCTCGACGTGATGAAATCGCCGGTGAGTTTATGCACCGGCGTCACTTACGACCGGAATAGCATCCAACGGTGGCTCGACAGCGGTAACAATACCTGTCCGGCCACCATGCAAGTGTTACAAACTAAGGACCTAGTACCTAACCACACTCTCCAACGACTCATCCGGATCTGGTCCGACTCGGTCAGAACTCAGGCCTCCGTCGGCGAGTCAAACCGAGTTAACTCAGTCAGCCGCGATCAGGTTCGCGAGCTAATCAAACAGTTCGTTAGCGATTTTCGAGTTCACACCGAGTTGGAGGCGAACTCGGACCGCTTATCGAAACTCTTAGCTTTCTCCGAAGAATCGCCAGAGAATCTCCGATTCGTAGCTTCTATTGCCGCGGAGAGTGATTTCCTCGCGATTCTCACTTCGTTCCTTGTTCACAACCCAAAAAACCTCAAAGTTGTTGAGAAAATCGTGCCTCTTTGGAAAATGCTGCTGGAACGAAGCTCTTCAGCGTCAAAAATCGCAAAAGCAAACGATGTATATCCAACAATAATAAATTCTCTCAAAAACGGAAGCTCAAAGTTGAGAATTGAGATGACAAAAGCTTTAGCGTTCATAACGTCAACGGATTCCGTCGCTAAATCATCCTTATCAGAAAACGCCGACTTATACTCAGTTCTCGTGAGTTTTTCAACAATCAATTCCGATTGGAATCCCGAGTTAATGGAAAGTTCCATTTCATGTTTAATTTCTCTCGCAATGCTACGGAGAAACCGCGTGAAGCTCGTAAAAGCCGGAGCGGTGAAAACGATCGGAAAAGTTCTGTCCACGGCGGAGCTGGGAGCCGGATTAACGGATAAAGTGTTGAGATTGTTAGAATTAATATCTACATGTAAAGAAGGGAGAACAGAACTGTGTAACGACGGAGATTGCGTACAAGCAATAGTGAAGAaagtattgaaagtatcgaacgaAGCAACGGAACATGCGGTAACGATTTTGTGGAGCTTGTGTTGCTTATTTCGGGATCATAAAGCACAGGAATCGGTGGCGAAGAGCAACGGCATGGCGaagatattgttgttgttgcaaagTAATTGTTCGCCGGCGGTGAGACAAATGGCCGCCGATTTGCTTAAAGTGTTTAGGGTGAATTTGAAAGCGGCGTCTTGTCTTTCTACTAGCTATGATACGAAGACTACTCACATCATGCCATTTTGA
- the LOC142168308 gene encoding uncharacterized protein LOC142168308, producing the protein MQAWRAKENALKFLRGHPADSYSHLPSYLYILEKTYPGSVVKLQKIEDDCFLYAFIALSTSIKGWEYCRPVVVVDGTFLKLAYMGIMLTTSTMDATAYYHWHTLLLIQKMTHHGCDYLSNSNMRMTNVRSKFKKGHLKLSELYFAMTQSYTLDKFNERMSQIEEIDIRVKAYLYDIGYHRWFWVHATANKTWTMTSNIVESLNAVTKDARELPVVELLEYIRTLLKRWTNEKLLKAKVRASTNHIHTMIDGVKYFIVCLQNKRCSCGQFQLDELSCAHALAALRHRNESYENYCYPYYSRESLLHTYKIPVDSLPDESKWNVPQDITEEVVMSPTGKRQPRRPKK; encoded by the exons ATGCAAGcttggagagcaaaggaaaatGCTTTGAAATTTTTGAGAGGTCATCCTGCTGATTCCTACAGTCACTTGCCAAGTTATTTGTATATTCTGGAAAAGACTTATCCGGGGTCGGTAGTTAAATTGCAGAAAATTGAAGATGACTGTTTCTTGTATGCATTTATTGCACTTAGTACGTCCATCAAGGGTTGGGAGTATTGTAGGCCAGTTGTAGTAGTTGATGGCACCTTCTTGAAGTTGGCATATATGGGAATAATGTTAACAACTAGCACAATGGATGCAACAG CATATTATCACTGGCATACGCTGTTGTTGATTCAGAAAATGACACATCATGGATGTGATTATTTGAGCAATTCAAACATGCGAATG ACAAATGTAAGGTCAAAGTTCAAGAAGGGTCATCTAAAGTTAAGTGAATTGTACTTTGCCATGACACAATCATACACGCTTGATAAATTTAATGAAAGAATGTCACAGATTGAAGAGATCGACATACGTGTTAAAGCATACCTATACGATATTGGCTATCACAGATGGTTTTGGGTACATGCTACGGCGAATAAAACGTGGACGATGACATCAAATATTGTAGAGTCATTGAATGCGGTAACAAAAGATGCAAGAGAGCTGCCCGTAGTAGAACTATTAGAGTACATAAGGACTCTTCTTAAACGTTGGACTAATGAAAAGTTATTGAAAGCAAAGG TGAGGGCTTCCACAAATCACATTCATACTATGATTGATGGTGTGAAGTACTTTATTGTTTGCCTTCAAAATAAAAGATGTAGTTGTGGACAATTCCAGCTTGATGAACTTTCTTGTGCACATGCTTTGGCGGCTTTGAGGCACAGGAACGAGTCTTATGAAAACTATTGTTATCCTTATTACTCGAGGGAGAGCCTTTTGCATACTTATAAAATACCAGTAGACTCGCTGCCTGACGAAAGCAAATGGAATGTGCCACAAGATATAACTGAAGAAGTTGTAATGTCACCTACTGGGAAAAGACAACCAAGGAGACCTAAAAAATAA